One window of the Candidatus Dependentiae bacterium genome contains the following:
- a CDS encoding HAD-IA family hydrolase has protein sequence MNSGSLFSTFSRKRTYSLIAILSCFFIIAAKYQHRTVSIVPAKTSQYKTVIFDLGDVLLRTSKRTKASVVIPTIFQNPTLLYRMFGMDIKEEFFKLLHEIPAISTEPMYNQGKQMPLIMADWMTGRNIDEIKNIVEKHINKSPQPTSIKNLFRSIARLMLDAQTLADSQSPITTMVQLAKNLKSKGYKLYVLSNWEADSYKLVKKQNTELFNLFDGIMVSGEEKMGKPSPEFYKKLLEKYNLNANECIFIDDEINNTQAAQKLGIKSIVCKNTPAVCTGFVNLGVMILS, from the coding sequence ATGAACAGTGGATCTTTATTTTCTACCTTTTCTCGTAAAAGAACATATTCTCTTATTGCGATTCTAAGCTGTTTTTTTATCATAGCTGCCAAATATCAACATAGGACTGTAAGTATCGTGCCTGCAAAAACGAGCCAATATAAAACTGTCATATTTGATCTTGGAGACGTGCTTTTAAGGACCTCAAAGCGGACTAAAGCTTCTGTGGTAATCCCAACTATTTTTCAAAATCCAACACTTCTTTATCGAATGTTTGGAATGGATATTAAAGAAGAATTCTTTAAATTGCTTCATGAAATACCAGCCATTTCAACAGAGCCCATGTACAACCAAGGCAAACAGATGCCTTTAATCATGGCAGACTGGATGACTGGACGAAACATCGATGAAATTAAAAACATTGTAGAAAAGCATATCAATAAAAGCCCTCAGCCGACTTCTATAAAAAATTTATTTAGATCAATTGCTCGCCTTATGCTTGATGCTCAAACGCTTGCTGATTCACAATCTCCAATTACCACTATGGTACAACTAGCAAAAAATCTGAAATCAAAAGGCTATAAACTTTATGTCCTTTCAAACTGGGAAGCTGATTCTTATAAATTAGTAAAAAAACAAAACACAGAATTATTTAACCTTTTTGATGGAATAATGGTTTCAGGTGAAGAAAAAATGGGAAAACCAAGCCCAGAATTTTATAAAAAACTTCTTGAAAAATATAATCTCAACGCAAATGAATGCATCTTTATAGATGATGAAATAAATAATACTCAAGCAGCACAAAAACTTGGCATTAAATCAATTGTTTGCAAAAATACCCCAGCAGTCTGCACAGGATTTGTTAATCTTGGAGTCATGATCTTGTCATGA
- a CDS encoding TonB C-terminal domain-containing protein codes for MEDHKKETGLHPIVVWIIASILLHLLFIVISIVLRIDEHKKENILKKEMTISAKDKQNAIMMLDQPKKPQVISQAQALKQSAIQKPAQPQKAEPKSVTPPKPQAPEPPVVHTLIPGRQGVDKQNLIDDDGGAEIPKKEKSQELPKEVQQPDNFQKEQAQKQEPKQEENNKEDSSKTSPEKKEFINKEEPITISKKTTPANQYQDPEKTIKPDLAKEELLKKDGHEKTIEKNETIENEIPKSLKNLKKLTTDNYDLDPYPFSPKPHSKSRMSLKDLSIGFDNYRKNIGNSQHLIQQGNTTAAASGQSLKMITYNNQFAKTMLGSIHTHPQYQSIQYVRGKQIVLAVTIDRQGTLLKLDVIASSGDTNMDKIMVESIQSAGLYPAVPSFVPDDPFFQRWTILH; via the coding sequence ATGGAAGATCACAAAAAAGAGACCGGCCTTCATCCAATTGTTGTATGGATTATTGCCTCTATTTTACTGCATTTATTATTTATCGTCATAAGCATCGTCCTTCGAATTGATGAACACAAAAAAGAAAACATCTTAAAAAAAGAAATGACTATTTCGGCAAAAGACAAGCAAAATGCCATCATGATGCTTGATCAGCCAAAAAAACCACAAGTCATTTCACAAGCACAAGCATTAAAACAATCGGCAATTCAAAAACCGGCTCAACCACAAAAAGCTGAACCAAAATCGGTAACTCCACCAAAACCACAAGCGCCAGAACCTCCTGTTGTGCATACATTAATTCCAGGAAGACAAGGCGTAGATAAACAAAATTTAATAGATGATGATGGTGGAGCAGAAATACCAAAAAAAGAAAAATCTCAAGAACTACCAAAAGAAGTTCAACAACCTGACAATTTTCAAAAAGAACAAGCCCAAAAGCAAGAACCCAAGCAAGAAGAAAACAATAAAGAAGATTCATCCAAAACAAGTCCTGAAAAAAAAGAATTTATTAACAAAGAAGAACCAATAACTATCTCAAAAAAAACAACCCCCGCAAATCAGTACCAAGACCCTGAGAAAACTATTAAGCCAGATCTAGCTAAAGAAGAATTATTAAAAAAAGATGGGCACGAAAAAACAATAGAAAAGAATGAAACTATAGAAAATGAAATCCCTAAATCTTTAAAAAACTTAAAAAAATTAACAACCGACAATTACGACTTAGATCCTTACCCATTTTCTCCAAAGCCTCATTCAAAATCACGCATGTCTTTAAAGGATCTTTCGATAGGATTTGACAACTATCGAAAAAACATAGGAAATAGCCAACATTTAATTCAACAGGGAAATACAACAGCTGCTGCATCTGGGCAAAGCTTAAAAATGATTACTTACAACAATCAGTTTGCAAAAACAATGCTTGGATCAATACACACCCACCCTCAATATCAATCAATTCAGTATGTCAGAGGCAAACAAATTGTCCTCGCCGTAACCATTGACAGACAAGGAACTCTTCTAAAGCTTGACGTTATTGCAAGCAGTGGCGACACAAACATGGATAAAATCATGGTTGAATCTATTCAATCTGCTGGTCTTTACCCGGCAGTTCCATCATTTGTACCTGATGATCCATTTTTTCAAAGATGGACAATTTTACATTAA
- a CDS encoding DNA double-strand break repair nuclease NurA produces MLDHQKLVAQLDKASKDLSVKFAHERDIAKQVWQSIAHDANLAKKIQEKKWPFLVPYWSGSIGMSKNIDQLSLPYAVLAVDGSQIYYDKHQGPPCYLINVGSVLLRYGSEKSSVAFASQPTVIVSSNEQSGAQGRDFVNEQREAFELISAVEQSDNYLKQNHDELFVCLFDGTLIFSTTQGLQQLMQGDDAQNFVLVYLAELEKLYERKVLHAGYISFPRSKELVNVLKIAASGYELKKEESFDLLGGLCDMDIAFYFLKQGQRSVVFQSKSPISYMYPKHLKPYFCYLHVGFEIVRLEFPFWIAGDESLVDKICQVALDQAQKGAGYPVCLFEAHEQAVIKSMDREFFYLMVQKMTQKYNGAYQASYKSMKKAQVPV; encoded by the coding sequence ATGCTTGATCATCAAAAATTAGTAGCGCAGCTCGATAAAGCAAGTAAAGACCTATCTGTGAAATTTGCTCATGAAAGAGACATTGCAAAGCAGGTTTGGCAATCTATTGCTCATGACGCTAATCTTGCTAAAAAAATTCAAGAAAAAAAATGGCCGTTTTTGGTTCCGTACTGGAGCGGATCAATTGGAATGTCAAAAAATATTGATCAATTGTCTTTGCCATATGCAGTTCTAGCAGTAGATGGATCACAGATTTATTATGATAAGCACCAGGGTCCTCCGTGCTATTTGATAAACGTTGGCTCAGTGCTTTTAAGGTATGGCAGCGAAAAGAGTTCGGTTGCTTTTGCAAGTCAACCAACAGTCATTGTGAGTTCCAATGAGCAATCAGGGGCTCAGGGGAGAGATTTTGTAAATGAGCAGCGAGAAGCATTTGAATTAATTTCGGCTGTGGAGCAGTCAGATAATTATTTGAAGCAAAATCATGATGAGTTATTTGTTTGTTTGTTTGATGGAACTTTAATTTTTTCAACAACGCAGGGATTGCAGCAACTTATGCAAGGGGACGATGCGCAGAATTTTGTCTTAGTTTATTTGGCAGAGCTAGAAAAATTGTACGAGAGAAAAGTTTTACATGCTGGATATATTAGTTTTCCTCGATCTAAAGAATTAGTTAACGTTTTAAAAATTGCTGCTTCTGGTTATGAGCTGAAAAAAGAAGAGTCCTTTGATTTGCTTGGTGGTCTTTGCGATATGGATATCGCTTTTTATTTTTTAAAACAGGGACAACGGTCAGTTGTTTTTCAGAGCAAATCACCGATTTCATATATGTACCCAAAACATTTAAAGCCTTATTTTTGCTACCTGCATGTAGGCTTTGAAATAGTTCGTTTGGAATTTCCTTTTTGGATTGCTGGCGATGAATCACTGGTGGATAAAATTTGTCAGGTTGCTTTGGATCAAGCTCAAAAAGGTGCCGGATATCCAGTCTGTTTATTTGAGGCTCATGAGCAAGCTGTTATAAAAAGCATGGATCGTGAATTTTTTTATTTAATGGTACAAAAGATGACACAGAAGTATAATGGCGCTTACCAGGCTTCATATAAAAGTATGAAGAAGGCACAAGTTCCAGTTTAG
- a CDS encoding cysteine desulfurase has translation MSKNGLKQSGKNLSMNFPALREVFPIFTQKVNGYPFIFFDSASTAQMPQMVLEHIVSYYLTYKSNIGRGVYTFAEKATAAYEESRDKVAHFIGAKSKEIVFTSGATESINIIARSWAFYNLKQGDQILVSAIEHHSNFVPWQQLAIAKGLNLTILPVSLTGHVDPEIFKKHLSAKTKLVALVHTSNILGTTNDIETMAKMAHEIGAKVLIDASQSIAHRSIDVEKIGCDFLVFSGHKLFGPTGVGVLFVKESIISQMIITSFGGGMVFSVGEKESSFKSFPHSFEAGTPHIAQVIGLGACVDFVQESVDFQQLQEHEAMLTSILYDGLKTIEDIEIVSPLSPDGSIVTFYSKTHHAHDIAAYLDRFGIAVRAGHHCVQLYHQKCGINASVRVSFSLYNTAQEVEFFLECLKKLIG, from the coding sequence ATGTCAAAAAATGGTTTAAAGCAAAGTGGTAAAAATTTAAGTATGAATTTTCCAGCTCTTAGAGAAGTGTTTCCTATTTTTACCCAAAAGGTTAATGGTTATCCATTTATTTTTTTTGATAGTGCTTCAACGGCACAAATGCCTCAAATGGTCCTTGAGCATATTGTTTCTTACTACTTAACATATAAATCAAACATTGGTCGCGGCGTGTATACTTTTGCGGAAAAAGCTACTGCTGCCTATGAGGAATCAAGAGATAAAGTTGCTCATTTTATAGGCGCAAAAAGCAAAGAAATCGTTTTTACTTCAGGTGCTACAGAAAGTATAAATATTATTGCGAGGTCTTGGGCTTTTTATAATTTAAAGCAAGGTGATCAGATTTTAGTTTCAGCAATTGAGCATCATTCCAACTTTGTTCCATGGCAGCAGCTTGCAATAGCAAAAGGGCTTAATCTAACTATTTTGCCAGTTTCTTTAACTGGTCATGTCGATCCAGAAATTTTTAAAAAGCATCTTTCAGCAAAAACAAAGCTTGTGGCGCTTGTGCATACTTCAAATATTTTAGGAACTACTAACGATATTGAAACAATGGCAAAAATGGCTCATGAAATTGGAGCGAAGGTTTTAATTGATGCTTCGCAATCAATCGCTCACAGGTCAATTGATGTAGAAAAAATTGGATGTGATTTTCTAGTGTTTTCAGGACATAAATTATTTGGACCAACTGGCGTTGGTGTTCTTTTTGTTAAAGAGTCAATAATTTCTCAAATGATTATAACGAGCTTTGGTGGCGGCATGGTATTTTCTGTTGGCGAAAAAGAATCAAGCTTTAAGTCATTTCCACATAGTTTTGAAGCTGGAACCCCTCATATTGCTCAGGTAATTGGACTTGGAGCTTGTGTTGACTTTGTACAAGAGTCTGTTGATTTTCAGCAGCTGCAAGAGCATGAAGCTATGCTAACCTCTATTCTTTATGATGGCTTAAAAACTATCGAAGATATTGAAATAGTAAGCCCTTTAAGTCCAGATGGATCAATCGTAACATTTTACTCGAAAACTCATCATGCCCATGATATTGCTGCATATCTTGACCGCTTTGGCATAGCCGTTCGCGCAGGGCATCATTGTGTGCAATTGTATCATCAAAAATGTGGCATTAATGCTTCAGTTCGTGTGAGCTTTTCTTTGTACAATACTGCACAAGAAGTTGAATTTTTTTTAGAGTGCTTAAAAAAACTTATAGGCTAG
- the tilS gene encoding tRNA lysidine(34) synthetase TilS, whose amino-acid sequence MTTFLNLAQNIPHNSTLLIGFSGGPDSVFLLHFLNDIAQSHNLKIIAAHLDHQWRQNSCQDVAWCSNFCQQYNNVTFISKVASELNFTPKTNGSKEETGRKLRRHFFMECAKDFKADHIVLGHHQDDQIETFFIRLSRGSSVTGLASMRMKDGLYLRPLLHITKQEILDFLELHQIPFLIDPTNTDTVFLRNRIRKNLVPILDSVDSRIHKNIISCIDHMQKTEDFLKQVTKQTIKELSTDFGIDLARFLKEHEILQQRIILSMLISSSQPCTPSKAFFGEIIRFLRSVKHNEHQLLETLKIIKNKNSFSFKTF is encoded by the coding sequence ATGACAACCTTTTTAAATCTCGCCCAAAACATTCCACACAACTCAACTTTACTTATTGGCTTTTCTGGCGGGCCAGATTCTGTATTTTTACTTCATTTTTTAAATGATATTGCGCAAAGTCATAATCTTAAAATTATAGCTGCTCACTTAGATCATCAGTGGCGCCAAAACTCTTGCCAGGATGTTGCGTGGTGCTCAAATTTTTGCCAGCAATACAACAACGTCACATTTATCTCCAAGGTAGCATCTGAGCTAAATTTCACGCCCAAAACAAATGGGTCAAAAGAAGAAACAGGCAGAAAATTACGCCGACATTTTTTTATGGAGTGCGCTAAGGATTTTAAGGCTGATCACATCGTTTTAGGGCATCATCAAGATGATCAGATTGAAACCTTTTTTATCAGACTTTCTCGCGGAAGTTCTGTAACCGGACTTGCAAGCATGCGCATGAAAGATGGATTGTACCTAAGACCGCTGCTACATATCACAAAACAAGAAATTCTAGACTTTCTAGAGCTTCATCAAATTCCATTTTTAATAGACCCAACCAATACCGATACAGTATTTTTAAGAAATAGAATCAGAAAAAACCTTGTGCCAATTCTTGATTCTGTTGACTCACGAATCCACAAAAATATTATTTCTTGCATTGATCATATGCAAAAAACAGAAGATTTTTTAAAGCAAGTCACAAAGCAAACCATAAAAGAACTTTCAACAGATTTTGGTATCGACCTTGCTCGTTTCTTAAAGGAGCATGAAATTTTACAGCAACGAATCATTCTTTCTATGCTTATTTCTAGCAGCCAACCGTGTACTCCAAGTAAAGCTTTTTTTGGTGAAATCATTCGATTTCTACGATCAGTAAAACATAATGAACATCAACTACTCGAAACGCTGAAAATTATTAAAAACAAAAACAGCTTTTCTTTCAAAACTTTCTAG
- the dnaJ gene encoding molecular chaperone DnaJ: MSKKNFYDILGVSKTADVAEIKKAYRALAMKHHPDRNPGNPEAEEKFKEATSAYEVLSDEKKRAQYDQHGHENYNNMQGGGGHHGNMDDMFRNFGDMFGGVDFGDIFGQGQSQRRKKSGPTPQRGHDLIQDVTITLKEAYLGIKKEVSYYHAFACTSCNHQGYKNKTDVIVCSKCKGAGQVRFQQGFFSVAQACQPCQGQGYTIKNPCENCKGQSRKQEFERFSVTIPQGIFDGAELRISQKGDAGIYGGPSGDLFLKIKVAHDKKFTRIENDLSCNLMLTYPQLVLGCQVEIENIDGTNISIKIPKGCPVGEKIIVPGKGFIKLKGFGAGNLIIVTQCHIPKKLTSTQKESLDSFTSQLGTDVTDRQDGFISSIFKKFLG; this comes from the coding sequence ATGAGCAAAAAAAATTTTTACGACATTTTAGGCGTCAGCAAAACTGCTGATGTTGCCGAAATCAAAAAAGCATATCGCGCACTCGCAATGAAACATCATCCTGATAGAAACCCTGGAAACCCAGAGGCTGAAGAAAAATTCAAAGAAGCAACATCTGCTTATGAAGTTCTTTCAGATGAAAAAAAACGTGCACAATACGATCAGCATGGTCATGAAAACTATAACAACATGCAAGGTGGCGGCGGTCATCATGGAAACATGGATGACATGTTTAGAAATTTTGGGGATATGTTTGGCGGAGTTGATTTTGGTGATATTTTCGGCCAAGGGCAATCTCAGCGTCGTAAAAAAAGCGGCCCAACTCCACAAAGAGGTCATGATTTAATCCAAGACGTCACCATCACCCTTAAAGAAGCGTACCTTGGAATAAAAAAAGAAGTTTCTTATTATCATGCTTTTGCCTGCACATCATGCAATCATCAAGGGTATAAAAACAAAACTGATGTTATAGTTTGTAGCAAATGTAAAGGCGCTGGACAAGTACGATTCCAACAAGGATTTTTCTCTGTGGCTCAGGCTTGTCAACCTTGCCAAGGCCAAGGATACACTATTAAAAATCCTTGCGAAAACTGCAAAGGCCAATCAAGAAAACAAGAATTTGAAAGATTTTCTGTTACCATTCCTCAAGGAATTTTTGATGGAGCTGAACTTCGTATTTCTCAAAAAGGCGATGCTGGAATTTATGGCGGTCCGTCAGGCGATTTATTCTTAAAAATAAAAGTAGCTCATGATAAAAAATTCACTCGAATTGAAAACGATTTATCATGCAACTTAATGCTAACTTACCCGCAACTTGTTCTGGGCTGCCAGGTTGAAATTGAAAACATAGATGGCACAAATATTTCAATAAAAATTCCAAAGGGATGTCCCGTTGGTGAAAAAATCATAGTTCCTGGAAAAGGTTTTATCAAACTAAAAGGATTTGGCGCAGGAAACTTAATTATTGTCACACAGTGCCACATTCCAAAAAAATTAACATCTACTCAAAAAGAATCTCTTGATTCTTTTACTAGTCAACTTGGCACTGACGTTACTGATCGCCAAGATGGTTTTATAAGCTCAATCTTTAAAAAATTCTTAGGGTAG
- a CDS encoding SufD family Fe-S cluster assembly protein: MSYQLPITFQDTHGFEPVLSNGVHVNYDFSDLKLSVLSCQKTSINHAIGTLRQSTSKMYVLLGKNSDCVLSVQDDLNSINEENRFVEYHILLQDHAKIDFQLSLLTKINLSLEIHVYLEGSSSRATINGVYALDFDQKVSIKTFQNHIGEMAKSELLLKGMLKGRAQAFYEGLIFIGPEARKTQASQENKNILLSKQAQVISIPSIEVLQHDVQCSHGSAIGRFEKEQLWYLQSKGLEEVKAHKLLISSFFASVIENFKDKDLLEEAICQKMV; this comes from the coding sequence ATGTCTTATCAATTGCCAATCACTTTTCAAGATACTCATGGTTTTGAGCCTGTTTTAAGTAATGGCGTTCATGTAAATTATGACTTTTCAGACTTGAAACTATCTGTTTTAAGCTGCCAAAAAACAAGTATAAATCATGCAATTGGTACTTTGCGGCAAAGCACTTCGAAAATGTATGTACTCCTAGGTAAAAACTCTGATTGTGTGCTGAGTGTTCAAGATGATTTAAATTCCATAAATGAGGAAAATCGGTTTGTCGAGTACCACATTTTGTTACAGGATCATGCAAAAATCGATTTTCAGCTATCTTTGCTAACGAAAATTAATCTTTCTCTAGAAATCCATGTTTACTTGGAGGGCAGCAGCTCACGGGCAACTATTAACGGTGTTTATGCTTTGGATTTTGATCAAAAAGTAAGCATAAAAACCTTTCAAAATCATATTGGAGAGATGGCTAAAAGCGAGCTCCTTTTAAAAGGAATGCTAAAAGGTCGAGCACAAGCCTTTTATGAGGGTTTAATTTTCATTGGCCCGGAAGCAAGGAAAACTCAAGCTTCCCAGGAAAATAAAAACATTTTGCTCAGCAAGCAGGCTCAAGTGATTTCGATACCATCTATTGAAGTTTTACAGCATGATGTGCAATGTTCTCATGGAAGCGCAATTGGACGGTTTGAAAAAGAGCAATTATGGTATTTGCAAAGCAAAGGCTTAGAAGAAGTCAAGGCTCATAAGCTTTTGATCAGTTCGTTTTTTGCTTCTGTGATAGAGAATTTTAAAGATAAAGATTTGTTAGAGGAAGCGATATGTCAAAAAATGGTTTAA